A region of the Variovorax sp. 54 genome:
AAATGAAGATTCTCATTGTGGGTGGCGGCATTGGCGGCCTGACGACAGCGCTGGCGCTGCGGCATCACGGCATCGACGCGATTGTGCTGGAGCGTGCCGCGCAGATGGCCGAGATCGGCGCCGGCGTGCAGATCGCGGCCAACGGCACGCTGGTGCTGCGCGAGCTCGGCCTGGAGCCCGCGCTGGCGCAGGTCGCCACGGTGCCCGAGCGCTACGACTACCGCGACCTGCACACAGGCCGCCTGCTCTACCTCGCGCCGCTGGGCGCGGAGGCAGCGCAGCGCTATGGCGCGCTCATGTACAACGTGCACCGCGCCGACCTCGTCGCCCTGCTCTACAACGCGCTGCCGCGCGACACCGTGCGCCTCGGCGCCGAATGCGCCTCGATCTCGCAAGACGCCAAGGGGGCTCGCGTGGTTCTCAAGACCGGCGAGGTCATCGAGGCCGACGCGGTGATCGGCGCCGACGGCATCCACTCGGCCGTGCGCACCGCGCTGCGCGGCCCCGAGGAAAAGCAGTTCGCCAACATCCTCATGTGGCGCGCGCTGATCCCGGCCGCACGGCTCGAGGGGCTGGCGCTGCCGGTGGCCGGCAACAACTGGTTCGGCCTGCGGCGCAGCGTCGTGTCGTACTGGGTCCGCAAGGACCTGTACAGCATCCTGGCCGCCGTGCCCGCCACCGAGGTGCGGCGCGAATCGTGGACCGAGAGCGGCGACATCGGCGAAATGCTCGACTCGTTCCGCGGCAGCGAGCCGACGGTGCAGCACATGCTCGAGCAGGTGGACTCGAGCTTCATCACGGGCATGTACTACCGCGACCCCATCGAGCACTGGACCACGGGACGCATCACGCTGCTGGGCGACGCGGCGCACGCGATGGTGCCGTACCTCGCACAAGGCGCCTGCCAATCCATCGAGGACGCCTGGGTGCTCGCGACCTGCCTGCACCGCCATGGCGCCAAAGGCGGTGACGGCGTGGAGGCCGCGCTGCTCGAATACGAACGCCGCCGCCAGCCGCGCACCACGCGCATCCAGGCCGGCGCACGCTTTGCTGTGAAGCAGTCGCACGAGCCCGACGAGGAATCGGTGCGCCACCGCAACGGCCGCTGGCGCGGCCTCTCGCGCATCGATCCGCTCGCCGAAACCTCGTGGGCGTTTGCGTGGGGCCACAACATCCTGGAAGCGGCCCAGCAGCCAGCCGGCGAAGTGGTGGGCCTGAGCGCGGCACGCGAAGGCAAGCGCATGGCGCGGCCCGAGAGCCAGCGCGCCTTCGACCTATGGAAGAGCGCCATCGGCTCCGAAGACATCGCGCGCGGGCACCGGGGCCAGCGCGAGGCCTACGAACGCTTCCTCACGATGCACTTTCCCGCGCCCGCCACGCTCGGCGTCACGCCGGTCGAACTCAACGGCGTGCCGGCCTTGCGCGTGGACGGCGGCGCGCCGCAACCCGCCGGCTCCGTCGTGCTGCATTTCCACGGGGGCGCCTATGTGATGGGCTCGGCCGCGAGCTCGGCCGAATACG
Encoded here:
- a CDS encoding alpha/beta hydrolase fold domain-containing protein, whose protein sequence is MKILIVGGGIGGLTTALALRHHGIDAIVLERAAQMAEIGAGVQIAANGTLVLRELGLEPALAQVATVPERYDYRDLHTGRLLYLAPLGAEAAQRYGALMYNVHRADLVALLYNALPRDTVRLGAECASISQDAKGARVVLKTGEVIEADAVIGADGIHSAVRTALRGPEEKQFANILMWRALIPAARLEGLALPVAGNNWFGLRRSVVSYWVRKDLYSILAAVPATEVRRESWTESGDIGEMLDSFRGSEPTVQHMLEQVDSSFITGMYYRDPIEHWTTGRITLLGDAAHAMVPYLAQGACQSIEDAWVLATCLHRHGAKGGDGVEAALLEYERRRQPRTTRIQAGARFAVKQSHEPDEESVRHRNGRWRGLSRIDPLAETSWAFAWGHNILEAAQQPAGEVVGLSAAREGKRMARPESQRAFDLWKSAIGSEDIARGHRGQREAYERFLTMHFPAPATLGVTPVELNGVPALRVDGGAPQPAGSVVLHFHGGAYVMGSAASSAEYAGRLSAALGGDCYTVDYRLAPEHPYPAAIDDAFQAYRGLLARGVAASRIVLSGESSGGGLALALALGLARAGLPQPAGVIAVCPFTDLTLSGPTVRQNSGDDPAAHRDSLTQLAASYFQGHEPTDPLVSPLFGDLRGLPPLFLSAVQGEVLESDTTRFAEAARAAGVDVRLDLVPDSVHVFTLFPFLPEAQRTLAEAGHWARGLRASSQQKEAA